The Desulfobacterales bacterium genome has a segment encoding these proteins:
- a CDS encoding 2-amino-3,7-dideoxy-D-threo-hept-6-ulosonate synthase, with protein sequence MTIIGKQIRTERIINRNTGRTVIVPMDHGISVGPIKGLTNVKDAIHVVSEGGANAIVEHKGLVVAGHRRKGKDIGLIIHLSASTSLSPHPNAKTLVCSVEEAIKLGADAVSIHVNIGNGGEKEMLHDFGQVSYEARTWGMPLLAMVYPRGEKIKNEYDVEVIKHAARVGDEMGADIVKVSYTGSVESFKEVIAGCSVPVVIAGGPKMDSDRDILEMVKGSIDAGGAGASIGRNVFQHRDPRRMVAAICAIVHEDKSVDEALEMLK encoded by the coding sequence ATGACAATTATCGGCAAACAGATTCGAACCGAGCGCATCATCAACCGCAACACCGGCCGTACCGTGATCGTTCCCATGGATCACGGGATTTCAGTAGGCCCCATCAAGGGACTGACCAACGTGAAGGATGCCATTCATGTGGTTTCGGAAGGCGGCGCCAACGCCATTGTGGAGCACAAGGGACTGGTGGTTGCCGGTCATCGCCGCAAAGGAAAGGACATCGGGCTGATTATTCATCTGTCCGCTTCAACCAGCCTGTCGCCGCACCCCAACGCCAAAACCCTGGTATGCTCAGTGGAAGAAGCCATCAAGCTGGGGGCAGACGCGGTCTCCATTCATGTGAATATCGGCAACGGCGGCGAAAAAGAGATGCTCCATGACTTCGGCCAGGTCAGCTACGAAGCCCGCACCTGGGGCATGCCGCTGCTGGCCATGGTTTACCCGCGCGGGGAGAAGATCAAAAATGAGTATGATGTCGAGGTGATCAAGCACGCCGCCCGGGTAGGGGATGAAATGGGCGCGGATATTGTCAAGGTCTCCTATACCGGCTCGGTTGAATCGTTTAAGGAAGTAATCGCCGGATGTTCGGTGCCGGTGGTCATTGCCGGCGGTCCCAAAATGGATTCCGACCGCGACATCCTGGAGATGGTAAAGGGATCCATCGATGCCGGCGGCGCCGGCGCTTCCATCGGCCGCAATGTCTTCCAGCATCGCGATCCCCGGCGCATGGTGGCAGCCATATGCGCCATCGTGCATGAAGACAAGAGCGTGGATGAAGCACTTGAAATGTTGAAATAG
- a CDS encoding 3-dehydroquinate synthase II, with product MEKEQGAGGGDQDLTVAEIRKIEKIVVPPPEPWNPGTRSFQKKGTNMRTIWVKVDPWDKALVTTALEGGADGIMLPKGFSQKAKALGRIQTICEDGDIIPGRDVVVYQIKSGDDEAEIKRLSRQKRVILQCHDWTVIPLENLIAKGADVIAEVCSLPEAETAFGILEKGVKHILIDIRNAAELKKALSVLTADVEQIVLRPAQIEAVKPVGMGDRVCVDTCSAMEPGQGMLVGNSSSTLFLVHAESVANPYVSPRPFRVNAGPVHAYTRVPDGKTRYLSELSAGDPVLIVDFNGHTTVGTVGRIKIEKRPLMLVAALVDGKPVTAIVQNAETIRLTAPDGQPVSIVNLNPGDQVLVATEAAGRHFGHKIEETITEK from the coding sequence ATGGAAAAGGAACAGGGGGCGGGGGGCGGGGATCAGGACTTGACCGTGGCTGAAATCCGGAAGATTGAGAAGATCGTAGTCCCACCACCCGAACCCTGGAACCCTGGAACCCGTTCTTTCCAAAAGAAGGGAACAAATATGCGTACCATCTGGGTAAAGGTAGATCCCTGGGACAAGGCGCTGGTGACAACAGCCCTGGAAGGCGGGGCCGACGGCATCATGCTGCCCAAGGGGTTTTCACAAAAAGCAAAAGCCCTTGGCCGGATTCAGACCATTTGCGAAGACGGCGACATTATTCCCGGCAGGGACGTGGTGGTGTATCAGATTAAAAGCGGCGATGATGAAGCCGAAATCAAACGGCTGAGCCGTCAAAAGCGTGTGATCCTTCAATGCCATGACTGGACCGTCATTCCGCTGGAAAACCTGATAGCCAAAGGAGCGGATGTCATCGCCGAAGTCTGCAGCCTGCCGGAAGCCGAGACCGCTTTCGGCATTCTGGAAAAGGGCGTAAAACATATCCTGATAGACATCCGGAACGCGGCTGAACTCAAGAAAGCCCTTTCGGTTCTCACGGCCGACGTCGAGCAGATTGTGCTGCGGCCGGCCCAGATCGAAGCCGTGAAACCGGTGGGCATGGGCGACCGGGTCTGCGTGGACACCTGCAGCGCCATGGAACCCGGGCAGGGGATGCTGGTGGGAAACAGCAGCAGCACGCTCTTTCTGGTTCACGCCGAAAGTGTTGCCAACCCCTATGTTTCCCCCCGGCCGTTCCGGGTCAACGCCGGCCCGGTGCACGCCTATACGCGCGTGCCCGACGGCAAGACCCGTTATCTTTCCGAACTGAGCGCCGGCGATCCGGTCCTGATCGTTGATTTTAACGGCCACACCACCGTGGGCACGGTGGGACGGATCAAGATTGAAAAACGCCCCCTCATGCTGGTGGCGGCCCTGGTGGACGGCAAACCCGTTACCGCCATTGTTCAGAACGCCGAAACCATCCGATTGACCGCACCGGACGGCCAGCCGGTGTCCATCGTTAATCTGAACCCGGGTGATCAGGTTCTGGTGGCCACGGAAGCGGCCGGCCGGCATTTCGGACATAAGATAGAGGAGACGATTACGGAAAAGTAG